Proteins encoded in a region of the Flavobacteriaceae bacterium HL-DH10 genome:
- a CDS encoding glycosyltransferase, producing the protein MKINTPSKILFLSTFPPTQCGIATYTKDTITAITDLFGKTLSCEICDISDKTTVNKNVQYSIHPKIKADYSRVAGEINCDNSIKLVHIQHEFGLFGGTFGNYLLDFLDVLKRPVTFTFHSVIPNPDKNLMAFVKLLISYSNSVIVMTQQSKKILIHDYSIDKNIIECVPHGTHSVNYEKASFAKRKFNLEHRTVLSTFGLLSSGKSIETAIKALPEIIKHTPNVLYLILGKTHPNTITNNKDEYRDYLDSLVKELKLENHVNFINRYLEIDELLNYLKATDIYLFTSKDPNQAVSGTFAYAMSCACPIVATSISHTNEVLTSKEGLLVPIENSKEMAKETIKLLSDGKLRESMALAAFEKTRASSWENVTLKQVNIYKKSIDKLLEIPHNYPAIKLDHLKNMTTGLGIIQFSKISKPDITSGYTLDDNARALITMCMHYKCFKKSSDLLYINTYLAFIERCQTDSGAFINYVDEHNNNHIKNDYVNLEDSNARAIWALGTVISFKEHLPETIVNKAALCFLKSTEWIKNILSPRAIAFTIKGLYLYYTAEQDKNAVLIIENLSKNLITNYDVNSIKSWNWFENYLTYANSILPEAMLYSYLITGKDSHKRIALESFDFLLSKMFVNGHFKVISNKGWYQKDVIPNEYGEQPIDVSYTIQTLQLFYKTFKDSMYKTMMQKAFNWFLGENHLNQIMYDPITGGCYDGLEKANVNLNQGAESTICYLMACIIMEEHKAFSSGKVIHLLEPKVNTYLNLSKNQYLNKECN; encoded by the coding sequence ATGAAAATAAATACACCATCCAAAATACTATTTTTATCTACATTTCCGCCAACGCAATGTGGTATTGCAACTTATACTAAAGATACTATTACTGCTATAACTGATTTGTTTGGTAAAACCTTGTCTTGCGAAATTTGTGATATTTCAGATAAAACTACTGTAAATAAAAATGTGCAGTATTCGATACATCCAAAAATAAAAGCAGATTATAGTAGGGTTGCAGGAGAAATAAATTGTGACAACTCCATAAAATTGGTACATATACAACATGAATTTGGCTTATTTGGTGGTACGTTTGGAAACTATCTGTTGGATTTTCTAGATGTACTAAAAAGACCAGTAACCTTTACTTTTCATAGCGTTATCCCAAATCCTGACAAAAACCTAATGGCATTTGTTAAACTCTTAATTTCATATAGCAATTCTGTTATTGTAATGACGCAGCAATCTAAAAAGATATTAATACACGATTATAGCATCGATAAAAACATAATAGAGTGCGTACCACACGGCACACATAGTGTTAATTACGAAAAGGCAAGTTTTGCTAAACGTAAATTTAATTTAGAGCATCGCACTGTTTTATCAACCTTTGGACTTTTAAGTTCTGGTAAAAGTATAGAAACAGCTATTAAAGCATTACCTGAAATTATTAAACATACACCTAATGTTTTGTATTTAATTTTAGGAAAAACACACCCTAATACCATAACAAACAACAAAGATGAGTATAGAGATTATTTAGATAGTCTCGTTAAAGAACTTAAGCTTGAAAATCACGTTAACTTTATAAATCGTTATTTAGAAATAGATGAGCTTTTAAATTATTTGAAGGCAACCGATATTTACTTATTTACCTCAAAAGACCCAAATCAGGCTGTTAGCGGCACATTTGCTTATGCTATGAGTTGTGCTTGCCCTATTGTAGCAACATCAATTTCTCATACTAATGAAGTACTTACATCTAAAGAAGGTCTGTTAGTACCAATTGAAAACTCAAAGGAAATGGCAAAAGAAACTATAAAATTACTTTCTGATGGGAAACTTCGGGAGTCTATGGCGCTAGCTGCCTTTGAAAAAACAAGAGCATCTTCATGGGAAAATGTGACTTTGAAACAAGTTAATATCTATAAAAAAAGTATAGATAAGTTACTTGAAATACCACACAACTATCCAGCAATTAAGCTAGATCATTTAAAAAACATGACTACAGGTTTGGGCATTATACAGTTTAGTAAAATTTCAAAACCAGATATTACTTCTGGCTATACTTTAGATGATAATGCACGTGCACTAATTACTATGTGTATGCATTATAAGTGTTTTAAAAAATCTTCAGACTTATTATATATAAATACATATCTAGCGTTTATTGAGCGTTGCCAGACAGATTCTGGTGCTTTTATCAATTATGTAGACGAACACAATAATAACCATATAAAGAATGACTACGTCAACCTAGAAGACTCTAATGCGCGTGCTATTTGGGCTTTAGGAACGGTTATTTCATTTAAAGAACATCTGCCAGAAACTATAGTAAATAAAGCGGCATTATGCTTTTTAAAAAGCACTGAATGGATAAAGAATATTTTATCACCCAGAGCTATTGCTTTTACAATTAAAGGCTTGTATTTGTATTATACTGCAGAACAAGATAAAAACGCTGTTTTAATTATTGAAAATCTATCAAAAAACCTCATCACAAATTACGATGTTAATTCTATAAAAAGCTGGAACTGGTTCGAAAACTATTTAACCTATGCCAATAGTATTTTGCCAGAAGCCATGCTATATAGTTATTTGATAACAGGTAAAGATTCCCATAAAAGAATAGCTTTAGAATCTTTTGATTTTCTATTATCAAAAATGTTTGTAAATGGTCATTTTAAAGTGATTTCTAACAAAGGGTGGTATCAAAAAGATGTCATACCAAATGAATATGGAGAACAGCCCATCGATGTTTCATATACCATACAGACTTTACAACTTTTTTATAAAACTTTTAAAGATTCAATGTACAAAACAATGATGCAAAAAGCTTTTAACTGGTTTTTAGGCGAAAATCATTTGAATCAAATTATGTATGATCCTATAACTGGTGGTTGCTATGATGGCTTAGAGAAAGCAAACGTAAATTTAAACCAAGGTGCCGAATCTACTATTTGTTATTTGATGGCGTGTATAATTATGGAAGAACACAAGGCATTTTCATCTGGAAAAGTGATTCATCTATTAGAACCAAAAGTGAATACGTATTTAAATTTATCTAAAAACCAGTATTTAAATAAAGAATGTAACTGA
- a CDS encoding cation-transporting P-type ATPase: protein MMLEPFCLSIHSVVENLNSNTNYGLTESEVKQRIKKYGKNETVAKEPKSKWKILIDQCNDPIIFILAIAAGFTFLFNDDWLETIAIIIVIVITVIIGFIMEFQGVRSLEALRRMGFTESRVLRDGKIKTIKSSVLVPGDIILIEAGDVVSADARLITVENLAIKEAPLTGESRTIYKHINSLSKNTILSDRKNMVFKGTTVEQGSAKAIVVHTGQNTELGKIQQLGGTIEEQRTPLEKKLNGLSKWLIWLTLIFAILIVFTGYLRGLDMLLIIETAVALAVAAIPEGLPVVATIALARGMLKLSKRKVIIKKMEAVETLGATNIICTDKTGTLTEDKMQVHTLVLEDEILSQIQNKDSAYFHNVEKLEAFNVMMMTSILCNNVVLNAEDMRGDSIELALIQFAKKMHFNPRKIKETNPEELEIPFNTSSKLMATLNTNKNGYNVYVKGAFESVINHCDVIFKDNKLQEFKNKKEWMNRVNDLASQGLRVLAFAYKHHETKPEKENLLSQLNFIGVIAFLDPARDDVKETIKVYKEAGIKVVMMTGDHPETAKKIAVEIGLLPKNAASNTIIHGKELQFETQLNNTVKTKLLDASVFARVTPEQKLKLITLYQNNDNVVGMFGDGINDIPALRKADIGIAMGIRGTQAAREVADVILKNDKFITMELAINQGRAIFDHIRQFVVYLLSCNLAEVVSVGLAALLNLPSPLLPLQILFLNLITDIFPALALGMGKGEVDIMKRPPRKASESIMTPKLWSSTIIYGLCVTGAVIGITAYSHFILELSAKIINNMAFYTLVLAQLLNVFNMAESKVPFFNNEIVKNPWIWYAIVISLLITISAYYIKPVAKTLLLTNLSLEQIVLVIVFAFSSLALSQIFKRLGFTF from the coding sequence ATGATGTTAGAACCATTTTGTCTTTCAATACATTCTGTTGTTGAGAACTTAAACAGTAATACTAATTATGGTTTAACTGAAAGTGAAGTAAAACAGCGTATTAAGAAATATGGCAAAAATGAGACAGTTGCTAAAGAACCTAAATCGAAATGGAAAATTCTTATTGATCAGTGTAATGATCCAATTATTTTTATTCTTGCCATTGCAGCAGGTTTTACTTTCCTTTTTAATGATGATTGGCTTGAGACTATAGCTATTATTATAGTTATAGTAATTACAGTAATTATTGGTTTTATAATGGAATTTCAAGGTGTACGGTCTCTTGAAGCGCTTCGCCGAATGGGATTTACAGAGAGTAGGGTTTTACGAGACGGAAAAATTAAAACTATAAAATCATCAGTATTAGTTCCTGGCGATATTATTTTAATAGAAGCAGGAGACGTCGTTTCAGCAGATGCGCGCCTCATTACTGTTGAAAATTTAGCGATTAAAGAAGCGCCGTTAACAGGTGAAAGTAGGACTATATATAAGCATATAAATTCGCTATCTAAAAACACCATATTATCAGATAGGAAAAATATGGTGTTTAAAGGAACAACTGTAGAACAAGGTTCTGCAAAAGCAATTGTGGTTCACACAGGACAAAACACAGAACTTGGTAAGATTCAGCAACTGGGAGGTACTATAGAAGAACAGCGAACTCCATTAGAAAAAAAACTAAATGGATTAAGTAAATGGCTTATATGGCTCACTTTAATTTTCGCAATTCTCATTGTTTTTACTGGCTATTTAAGAGGTTTAGACATGCTTTTAATTATAGAAACAGCAGTAGCATTAGCTGTTGCGGCAATACCAGAAGGACTTCCTGTTGTAGCAACTATTGCTTTGGCAAGAGGGATGCTAAAACTATCTAAGCGAAAAGTTATTATAAAAAAAATGGAAGCAGTTGAAACCTTGGGTGCAACAAATATTATATGTACAGATAAAACAGGAACACTTACTGAAGATAAAATGCAAGTACATACACTGGTTTTAGAAGATGAAATTTTAAGTCAAATACAGAATAAAGACAGTGCTTACTTTCACAATGTAGAGAAATTAGAAGCTTTTAATGTAATGATGATGACCAGTATTTTGTGTAACAATGTTGTTTTAAATGCTGAAGATATGAGAGGAGATAGTATTGAATTGGCACTCATTCAATTTGCTAAAAAAATGCATTTTAACCCAAGAAAAATTAAAGAAACTAATCCAGAAGAATTAGAGATTCCCTTTAATACATCTAGTAAGTTGATGGCAACATTAAATACAAATAAAAATGGGTATAATGTTTATGTAAAAGGTGCTTTTGAAAGTGTTATTAATCATTGTGATGTCATTTTTAAGGATAACAAACTACAAGAATTTAAGAATAAAAAAGAATGGATGAATCGTGTAAATGATTTGGCATCTCAAGGATTAAGAGTATTAGCTTTTGCTTATAAACACCACGAAACAAAACCAGAGAAAGAAAATTTATTGTCACAATTAAATTTTATTGGAGTTATTGCATTTTTAGATCCAGCTAGAGACGATGTAAAAGAAACCATAAAGGTTTATAAAGAAGCTGGAATAAAGGTGGTTATGATGACGGGAGACCATCCTGAGACTGCAAAAAAAATTGCTGTAGAAATTGGCTTGTTACCTAAAAATGCAGCTTCAAATACTATCATACATGGAAAAGAGTTGCAGTTTGAAACTCAGTTAAACAATACTGTTAAAACAAAATTACTAGACGCTTCAGTTTTTGCAAGAGTGACACCAGAGCAGAAATTAAAACTAATAACACTCTATCAAAACAACGATAATGTTGTTGGTATGTTTGGTGATGGTATAAACGACATTCCGGCATTACGTAAAGCAGATATTGGGATTGCAATGGGAATTAGAGGTACTCAAGCAGCAAGAGAAGTAGCAGATGTTATTCTCAAAAATGATAAATTCATTACTATGGAATTGGCCATCAATCAAGGACGAGCCATTTTTGATCATATAAGACAGTTTGTAGTGTATTTGTTATCCTGTAATCTGGCAGAAGTAGTTTCAGTTGGTTTGGCAGCTTTACTCAATTTGCCATCACCATTACTGCCATTACAAATTCTATTTCTAAATCTCATTACAGATATATTTCCTGCTCTAGCATTAGGAATGGGAAAAGGTGAAGTTGATATCATGAAACGACCACCTCGAAAGGCTAGTGAATCCATTATGACTCCAAAACTATGGTCTTCGACCATTATCTATGGACTTTGTGTTACTGGAGCAGTTATTGGTATTACCGCATATTCTCATTTTATATTAGAACTATCTGCTAAAATCATAAATAATATGGCATTCTATACTTTAGTTTTAGCACAATTATTAAATGTATTTAATATGGCAGAAAGCAAGGTGCCATTTTTTAATAATGAAATTGTAAAAAATCCTTGGATATGGTATGCTATTGTAATATCGTTACTAATTACAATAAGCGCCTATTATATTAAGCCAGTGGCAAAAACACTTTTATTAACCAATTTATCACTAGAACAAATAGTTTTGGTAATTGTTTTTGCATTTAGTTCATTGGCTTTGTCTCAAATTTTTAAGCGATTAGGATTTACGTTTTAG
- a CDS encoding Hsp20/alpha crystallin family protein produces the protein MSLVKFRNKRRPLETLTTRDFFNADDFLGNRFWNSSLFLDDFWNGKSNEPALNIIEEDDKFEIELSAPGFSKNDFEVTVDNGYLNISAEKTDSKKEKEDNYTRKEFSYNSFEKRLLLPDSVKEEDVKAKYKDGILRFNLTKKEEAKQNKPKKIEIA, from the coding sequence ATGTCACTAGTAAAATTTAGAAACAAAAGAAGACCATTAGAAACTCTAACTACAAGAGATTTTTTTAATGCTGATGATTTCCTTGGGAATCGATTTTGGAATAGTTCACTTTTTTTAGATGATTTTTGGAATGGAAAATCAAATGAACCTGCTTTAAATATTATAGAAGAAGATGATAAATTTGAAATCGAACTTTCAGCTCCAGGATTTTCTAAGAATGATTTTGAAGTAACTGTCGATAATGGATATCTTAATATTTCTGCAGAGAAGACAGATTCTAAAAAAGAAAAAGAAGATAACTATACACGCAAAGAATTTAGTTATAATTCCTTTGAAAAAAGATTGCTACTTCCAGACTCTGTAAAAGAGGAAGACGTTAAAGCAAAATATAAAGACGGTATCCTTCGTTTCAATCTTACTAAAAAAGAAGAGGCTAAACAGAACAAGCCAAAGAAAATTGAGATTGCATAA
- the xylA gene encoding xylose isomerase — translation MAIIGNKEYYKGIGDIKFEGKESDNPLAFKYYNPDQVVAGKTMREHFKFSVAYWHTFCGQGSDPFGPGTQSFEWDKSSDAIQAAKDKADAAFEFITKMGFGYYCFHDFDLIREGATFGESESRLATITEYLKQKQAASGVKLLWGTANCFSNPRYMNGASTNPEFDVVARAGGQVKLALDATMALNGENYVFWGGREGYMSLLNTDMGRELDHMAQFLTMARDYARANGFKGNFFIEPKPMEPSKHQYDFDSATAIGFLKEYGLDKDFKINIEVNHATLAQHTFQHEIEVAAKAGMLGSLDANRGDYQNGWDTDQFPNNIQETTEAMLVFLKAGGLQGGGVNFDAKIRRNSTDLEDVFHAHIGGADTFARALLIADKIITSSPYEKLRTERYASFDSGKGKAFEAGELGLEDLYKIAQDNGELSLKSGKQELFENIINQYI, via the coding sequence ATGGCAATTATAGGAAACAAAGAGTATTACAAAGGCATAGGAGATATTAAGTTTGAAGGAAAAGAATCAGACAATCCATTAGCATTCAAGTATTACAATCCCGACCAAGTAGTCGCAGGAAAAACCATGCGTGAACATTTTAAATTTTCGGTTGCATACTGGCATACATTCTGCGGACAAGGGTCAGATCCATTTGGTCCGGGAACACAGAGTTTTGAGTGGGACAAATCTTCTGATGCCATTCAAGCAGCAAAAGATAAAGCAGATGCTGCTTTTGAGTTTATAACTAAAATGGGATTTGGTTATTACTGTTTTCACGATTTCGATTTAATTAGAGAAGGTGCAACGTTTGGAGAATCAGAAAGCAGATTAGCAACTATTACAGAGTATTTAAAGCAAAAGCAAGCGGCTTCAGGTGTGAAATTACTATGGGGAACTGCAAACTGTTTTTCTAACCCGCGTTATATGAACGGTGCTTCTACAAATCCAGAGTTTGATGTGGTTGCTAGAGCAGGCGGACAAGTAAAATTAGCTTTAGATGCTACCATGGCATTAAATGGTGAAAACTATGTGTTCTGGGGTGGTCGTGAGGGCTACATGTCTTTATTAAATACAGATATGGGTCGTGAGTTAGACCATATGGCACAATTTTTAACCATGGCTAGAGATTATGCTAGAGCAAATGGATTTAAAGGAAATTTCTTTATCGAGCCAAAACCTATGGAACCTTCAAAGCATCAGTATGATTTTGATTCGGCTACAGCTATCGGTTTCTTAAAAGAATATGGTTTAGATAAAGATTTTAAAATAAATATAGAAGTCAATCACGCGACTTTAGCACAACACACCTTTCAACACGAAATTGAAGTCGCTGCAAAAGCAGGTATGTTAGGAAGTTTAGATGCTAACCGTGGCGATTACCAAAACGGATGGGATACAGATCAGTTTCCAAACAATATACAAGAAACAACCGAAGCGATGTTAGTATTCCTAAAAGCAGGTGGCTTACAAGGTGGTGGTGTTAATTTTGATGCTAAAATTAGAAGAAATTCAACCGATTTAGAAGATGTATTCCATGCTCATATTGGTGGAGCCGATACCTTTGCTCGTGCTTTACTAATTGCAGATAAGATTATAACATCGTCTCCTTATGAAAAATTAAGAACAGAGCGTTATGCTTCTTTTGATTCTGGTAAAGGAAAAGCCTTTGAAGCAGGTGAATTAGGGTTGGAAGACTTATATAAAATAGCTCAAGATAACGGCGAATTATCACTAAAAAGTGGAAAACAAGAATTGTTTGAAAATATTATCAATCAATATATTTAA